In the genome of Clostridiisalibacter paucivorans DSM 22131, one region contains:
- the larC gene encoding nickel insertion protein, translating to MNPEYYSYIMPKLLEEGAKDVYMANIMMKKNRPAIKLTVLCESDDVKNMEDILFKETSTLGIRRYKVKRTELERKFIKIKTKFGLVTLKLGYKEGKILKYSPEYQECQEIAKGFDIPINKVYKEIIHSAKKYFEVAKLYYS from the coding sequence ATGAATCCAGAATATTATTCCTATATAATGCCCAAACTCTTAGAAGAGGGGGCAAAGGATGTATATATGGCTAATATAATGATGAAAAAAAATAGGCCTGCTATTAAGCTTACGGTATTATGTGAAAGTGATGATGTAAAAAATATGGAGGATATATTGTTTAAAGAAACAAGTACATTGGGAATAAGAAGGTATAAAGTGAAAAGGACAGAGCTTGAAAGAAAATTTATTAAAATAAAGACTAAATTTGGTTTAGTGACATTAAAATTAGGATATAAAGAAGGGAAAATATTAAAATATAGTCCAGAATATCAAGAGTGTCAGGAGATAGCCAAGGGTTTTGATATTCCTATAAATAAGGTATATAAAGAGATAATACATAGTGCCAAAAAATATTTTGAGGTAGCTAAATTATATTATTCTTGA
- the guaB gene encoding IMP dehydrogenase gives MEKFIGEGLTFDDVLLVPAKSEVLPKDTQLNTKLTKKIRLNIPMMSAGMDTVTEAKMAIAMAREGGVGIIHKNMSIEKQALEVDKVKRSEHGVITDPFYLSPDHLVSDALELMERYRISGVPITDEKMRLVGIITNRDIRFEVDTSKKIDDVMTKKNLVTARKDINMEEAQEILRSHKIEKLPLIDEKGLLAGLITIKDIEKSIKYPNAAKDDSGRLLAGAAVGVTADVMDRIKALVEAKVDIIVVDTAHGHSKGVIETVAKIKTNFPDLQLIAGNVATAAATEDLIKAGVDAVKVGIGPGSICTTRVVAGVGVPQITAIMNCASAAKKYGIPTIADGGIKYSGDIAKALAAGADVVMIGSLLAGTEESPGETELYQGRRFKVYRGMGSMAAMAEGSKDRYFQEDAKKLVPEGIEGRVAYKGPISDTVYQLVGGLKAGMGYCGAGNIRDLKEKTQFVRITNAGLIESHPHDIHLTKEAPNYSRS, from the coding sequence GTGGAAAAGTTTATTGGAGAAGGATTAACCTTTGATGATGTACTTTTAGTACCTGCTAAATCTGAGGTTCTACCTAAAGATACACAGCTTAATACAAAATTAACTAAAAAGATTAGATTAAATATTCCTATGATGAGTGCGGGAATGGATACTGTTACTGAGGCAAAAATGGCCATAGCAATGGCTAGAGAAGGTGGCGTTGGAATTATTCATAAAAATATGTCTATTGAAAAACAGGCATTGGAAGTAGATAAGGTAAAGAGATCAGAACACGGAGTAATAACAGATCCCTTTTATTTATCACCAGACCATTTAGTAAGTGATGCCTTAGAACTTATGGAAAGATATCGTATATCGGGTGTACCTATAACCGATGAAAAAATGAGATTAGTAGGAATTATAACCAATAGAGATATAAGATTTGAAGTTGATACAAGCAAAAAGATCGATGATGTTATGACTAAAAAGAATTTAGTTACAGCAAGAAAAGATATAAATATGGAAGAAGCTCAAGAGATATTGAGAAGTCATAAAATAGAAAAATTGCCTTTAATAGATGAAAAGGGTCTATTGGCAGGATTAATAACTATTAAAGATATAGAAAAATCTATAAAGTATCCCAATGCAGCCAAAGATGACAGTGGTAGACTATTGGCAGGAGCGGCAGTTGGTGTTACAGCAGATGTTATGGACAGGATAAAGGCATTGGTGGAAGCCAAAGTAGATATAATAGTTGTAGATACAGCCCATGGACATTCTAAAGGGGTAATTGAAACGGTAGCAAAAATAAAGACTAATTTTCCAGATTTACAATTAATCGCAGGTAATGTGGCGACGGCTGCAGCTACAGAAGACCTTATAAAGGCAGGAGTAGACGCAGTAAAGGTAGGTATAGGACCTGGATCCATATGTACAACAAGGGTTGTAGCTGGAGTAGGAGTACCTCAAATAACTGCTATAATGAATTGTGCTAGTGCTGCTAAAAAATATGGAATACCTACTATAGCTGATGGAGGCATTAAATATTCAGGAGATATAGCTAAGGCATTAGCGGCTGGTGCAGATGTAGTTATGATAGGTTCTTTACTTGCAGGAACTGAAGAAAGCCCTGGAGAAACTGAATTATACCAAGGTAGAAGGTTTAAGGTATATAGAGGTATGGGTTCTATGGCAGCTATGGCTGAAGGCAGTAAAGATAGATATTTCCAAGAGGATGCAAAAAAACTTGTACCAGAGGGTATAGAAGGTAGAGTTGCATATAAAGGACCCATTAGTGACACTGTATATCAATTGGTAGGAGGACTTAAGGCAGGTATGGGATATTGTGGTGCTGGAAATATTAGAGATTTGAAAGAAAAGACTCAATTTGTAAGGATAACCAATGCAGGACTTATAGAAAGTCATCCCCACGATATCCACTTGACAAAAGAAGCACCTAATTATAGTAGAAGTTAG
- the guaA gene encoding glutamine-hydrolyzing GMP synthase gives MNNDLVLIMDFGGQYSQLIARRVREANVYCEIVPYDYSIEDIKKKAPKGIIFSGGPASVYAENSPKCHEEVFHLGIPVLGICYGGQLMSQVFGGKVNRADSREYGRVELNILDDEGIFEGIKQDILCWMSHTDFIETPPEGFDITATTEFCPVAAMANKDKKLYAVQFHPEVEHTEMGREILNNFLYNVCEISGDWNMGDFATETIEAIKNEIGDGKALCALSGGVDSSVAAVLVHKAIGKNLTCVFVDHGLLRKNEADQVEEVFRNKFDMNLIRVDAKDRFLGKLKGVTDPERKRKIIGEEFIRVFEEEKAKLGKIDYLVQGTIYPDVIESGTDKASVIKSHHNVGGLPEDVDFKLVEPLDQLFKDEVRKVGKELNIPEEIVERQPFPGPGLAIRVLGEITEEKLKIVREADWIFREEIKKAGLNKVIWQYFAALPNIKSVGVMGDERTYSHTIALRAVTSSDGMTADWARIPHEVLEKISNKIVNNVDGVNRIVYDITSKPPSTIEWE, from the coding sequence TTGAATAATGATCTTGTATTAATTATGGATTTTGGAGGTCAATATAGCCAATTGATAGCAAGAAGGGTAAGGGAAGCAAATGTATATTGCGAGATAGTACCCTATGATTATAGTATAGAAGATATAAAGAAAAAGGCACCAAAGGGCATAATATTTTCAGGTGGTCCTGCCAGTGTATATGCAGAGAATTCTCCTAAATGTCATGAAGAAGTATTTCATTTAGGTATTCCAGTTCTTGGTATATGTTATGGTGGACAATTGATGTCTCAAGTTTTTGGAGGAAAGGTAAATAGAGCGGATTCTAGAGAATATGGTAGAGTTGAACTAAATATATTAGATGACGAAGGCATATTTGAAGGTATAAAACAAGATATATTGTGTTGGATGAGTCATACAGACTTTATAGAGACTCCTCCTGAAGGATTCGATATTACGGCTACCACTGAGTTCTGTCCTGTTGCTGCAATGGCAAATAAGGATAAAAAACTTTATGCGGTACAATTTCATCCAGAGGTAGAACATACTGAAATGGGAAGAGAGATACTAAATAATTTCCTATACAATGTATGTGAAATTAGTGGTGATTGGAATATGGGCGATTTTGCTACTGAAACCATAGAGGCTATAAAGAATGAGATAGGAGATGGAAAGGCATTGTGTGCCCTTTCAGGTGGAGTAGATTCATCAGTTGCAGCAGTATTGGTTCATAAGGCCATAGGTAAAAACCTTACCTGTGTTTTTGTTGACCATGGTCTGTTGAGAAAAAATGAAGCAGATCAAGTGGAAGAGGTATTTAGAAATAAATTTGATATGAATTTAATAAGGGTTGATGCTAAAGATAGATTCTTAGGGAAGTTAAAAGGTGTTACAGACCCTGAGAGAAAGAGGAAGATTATAGGAGAAGAATTCATAAGGGTATTTGAAGAAGAAAAGGCTAAATTAGGAAAGATTGATTATTTGGTACAGGGAACTATATATCCCGATGTAATAGAGAGTGGAACTGACAAGGCATCGGTCATAAAAAGTCATCACAATGTTGGAGGACTTCCTGAGGATGTAGACTTTAAACTAGTGGAACCTTTAGATCAATTATTTAAGGACGAAGTAAGAAAAGTTGGTAAAGAACTCAATATTCCCGAGGAAATAGTAGAGAGACAACCATTCCCAGGGCCTGGACTTGCCATTAGAGTATTAGGTGAAATTACAGAAGAGAAGCTTAAAATAGTTAGAGAGGCCGACTGGATATTTAGAGAAGAGATAAAGAAGGCAGGATTAAACAAAGTGATTTGGCAATATTTTGCAGCATTGCCAAATATAAAGAGTGTAGGAGTAATGGGTGATGAAAGAACCTATAGTCATACCATAGCATTGAGGGCAGTAACATCCTCCGATGGAATGACAGCAGATTGGGCAAGGATTCCCCATGAAGTATTAGAGAAAATCTCTAATAAG